The following proteins come from a genomic window of Natronosalvus vescus:
- a CDS encoding histone — protein MNVELPFAPVDTIIRRNAGELRVSAGASEELAKEIQVHGARLAVDAAERATADGRKTLMAEDFEVETLVDKDTLELPVAPVDRIARIDIDDNYRVSMDARIALADILEDYADNVARAAATLAHHADRRTITADDIETYFALFE, from the coding sequence ATGAACGTCGAACTCCCGTTCGCTCCGGTGGACACCATCATCCGGCGAAACGCGGGGGAACTTCGGGTAAGCGCGGGCGCGTCTGAGGAACTCGCGAAGGAAATTCAGGTTCACGGGGCACGCCTGGCCGTCGACGCGGCCGAACGCGCGACGGCCGATGGGCGAAAGACGCTGATGGCCGAAGACTTCGAGGTCGAAACGCTCGTCGATAAAGACACACTCGAGTTGCCGGTTGCACCCGTCGATCGGATCGCACGCATCGACATCGACGACAACTACCGCGTCTCGATGGACGCGCGCATCGCACTCGCGGACATCCTCGAGGACTACGCCGATAACGTGGCACGGGCCGCGGCTACACTCGCTCACCATGCCGACCGCCGAACGATCACGGCGGACGATATAGAGACGTACTTCGCCCTCTTTGAGTAA
- a CDS encoding single-stranded DNA binding protein, with amino-acid sequence MSEIEGIYEDLEADVSLEEFREAVEAKVEQMGGLADEETAAMLIAHELGESEVNGVADVEPGMEEAKFVAKVVRIGDLRTFERDGEDEDGRVVNVEVADETGSIRAAFWDEHAEAAINELEEGQVLKIKGRPKEGFSGVEVSVDDVQPDDETEIDVQLTDTYTVEALSLGLSDVTLVGVVLDTDSVRTFDRDDGSTGKVSNLTLGDSTGRIRVTLWDEQADLADEFTPGETVEVVDGYVRDRDGALELHVGNRGAIETVDEDVEYVPESTPIEQLEIGETVDIAGVVRSADPVRTFDRDDGSEGQVRNIRVQDATGDIRVAMWGEKADVDVGPGDEVALADVEIKDGWQDDLEASAGWRSTVTILGDGGGGDAGDARDDESTGLSAFTDADGGAESASTDEETEADSASPAPDPVEDGDSDEPIEFTGVVVQAGDPVVLDDGDTTMSVETSADVGLGEEVTARGRVRDGRLEADDVF; translated from the coding sequence ATGAGCGAGATCGAGGGTATTTACGAAGACCTCGAGGCTGACGTCTCCCTCGAGGAGTTTCGCGAGGCCGTCGAGGCCAAAGTCGAGCAGATGGGTGGGCTCGCCGACGAGGAAACGGCGGCGATGCTGATCGCGCACGAACTCGGCGAGAGCGAGGTCAACGGGGTAGCCGACGTCGAACCCGGGATGGAGGAAGCGAAGTTCGTCGCCAAGGTGGTGCGCATCGGCGACCTCCGAACGTTCGAGCGCGACGGCGAGGACGAAGACGGCCGCGTCGTCAACGTCGAAGTCGCCGACGAAACCGGAAGTATCCGGGCGGCGTTCTGGGACGAACACGCCGAGGCGGCGATCAACGAACTCGAGGAAGGCCAGGTATTGAAGATCAAAGGCCGGCCGAAGGAGGGCTTCAGCGGCGTCGAGGTCAGTGTCGACGACGTCCAACCGGACGACGAGACTGAGATCGACGTCCAACTCACCGACACTTACACCGTCGAGGCACTGTCGCTCGGCCTCTCGGACGTGACGCTCGTCGGCGTCGTTCTCGATACCGATTCGGTTCGAACGTTCGACCGGGACGACGGCTCGACGGGTAAAGTCTCGAACCTCACTCTGGGCGATTCGACCGGCCGGATTCGCGTGACCCTCTGGGACGAGCAGGCCGACCTCGCCGACGAGTTCACCCCCGGGGAAACCGTCGAGGTCGTCGACGGCTACGTGCGCGACCGTGACGGCGCGCTCGAGCTCCACGTCGGGAACCGCGGCGCGATCGAAACCGTCGACGAGGACGTGGAGTACGTCCCCGAGAGTACACCGATCGAACAACTCGAGATCGGCGAGACCGTCGACATTGCCGGCGTCGTTCGCTCCGCCGATCCGGTGCGGACGTTCGATCGGGACGACGGCTCCGAGGGGCAGGTACGAAACATTCGCGTCCAGGATGCGACCGGCGACATTCGGGTCGCGATGTGGGGCGAGAAAGCCGACGTGGACGTCGGCCCCGGTGACGAGGTCGCTCTCGCGGACGTCGAGATCAAAGACGGCTGGCAGGACGACCTCGAGGCGTCGGCCGGCTGGCGATCGACGGTAACCATCCTGGGTGACGGCGGTGGCGGTGACGCAGGCGACGCGAGGGACGACGAGTCGACCGGCCTGTCGGCGTTCACCGATGCAGACGGCGGCGCTGAATCGGCGTCAACCGATGAAGAGACCGAGGCCGATTCTGCGTCACCGGCTCCCGATCCGGTCGAGGACGGCGACTCGGACGAACCGATCGAGTTCACGGGCGTCGTCGTTCAGGCTGGCGACCCGGTCGTCCTCGACGACGGCGACACGACGATGAGCGTCGAGACGTCTGCCGACGTCGGACTCGGTGAGGAAGTGACCGCTCGCGGACGAGTTCGTGACGGGCGGCTCGAAGCCGATGACGTCTTCTAG
- a CDS encoding tripartite tricarboxylate transporter permease — MSLETLIDAVAVLFTFETMLWVFLGVVIGIIVGGLPGLGPPLGMAIILPLTLPLDAGNAIILLVGVYSGSMYGGSIAAVLINTPGVSSSAATMFDGYPMSQQGRAATALSISATASALAGLFTITALILFSPLLIEMVLAVGTPERFLVALLGLAMITVITRGSFAKGLLAGAAGLLITTVGSAQPIAIDRRYSDHILLFDGIDFVAVLIGLFAIAEMMKLAGQEGGIAEGDVVIDRAGITEGIVATVKRPVTVIKSGMIGMIVGAIPGAGATVSNFVSYSEAVRSSSDPDSFGSGNEVGVVASEASNNGTVAGSLVPAISFGIPGSSSTAVLIGGLLMHGLQPGPSMFQADGELQLTYVMLLALLVGNVIILVFGLSMVTQLGYLTKINTDYIIPMVVVLSFLGTYALRINPIDILTIIIFGVIGFYMVRYNYSVIAFVLGVVLGDIAEANLYTALQLSGGSYMIFVNPFEYGSSRWLSLILVILIFALLFGPFIKRGITSLRSA; from the coding sequence ATGAGCCTCGAGACACTGATCGACGCCGTCGCCGTGTTATTCACGTTCGAAACCATGCTCTGGGTCTTCCTGGGGGTCGTCATCGGCATCATCGTCGGCGGTCTGCCTGGTCTCGGCCCACCGCTGGGAATGGCGATCATCCTTCCGTTGACGCTCCCGCTCGATGCGGGGAACGCGATCATCCTCCTGGTCGGCGTCTACAGCGGTTCGATGTACGGCGGATCGATCGCTGCAGTGTTGATCAACACGCCCGGTGTGTCGTCGTCCGCGGCGACGATGTTCGACGGGTATCCGATGTCACAACAGGGGCGGGCAGCGACGGCGCTCTCGATTTCGGCCACTGCGTCCGCCCTCGCGGGATTGTTCACCATTACGGCGCTGATCCTCTTTTCGCCGCTGTTGATCGAGATGGTGCTCGCTGTCGGTACCCCCGAGCGTTTCCTCGTCGCGTTACTCGGGTTAGCGATGATCACTGTCATCACTCGCGGTTCGTTCGCGAAGGGGTTGCTCGCTGGGGCGGCGGGGTTGCTCATCACGACCGTTGGTTCGGCACAGCCGATCGCTATCGATCGACGGTATTCGGATCACATTCTGCTGTTTGACGGGATCGACTTCGTCGCGGTGTTGATCGGCCTGTTCGCCATCGCCGAGATGATGAAACTTGCCGGCCAGGAAGGTGGCATCGCGGAGGGCGACGTTGTGATCGACAGGGCTGGAATCACGGAGGGAATTGTCGCAACGGTCAAACGGCCAGTGACGGTAATCAAGTCCGGCATGATCGGAATGATCGTCGGCGCTATTCCTGGTGCGGGCGCGACCGTGTCGAACTTCGTATCGTACTCCGAGGCGGTTCGATCATCATCGGATCCCGACTCCTTTGGTAGCGGGAACGAAGTTGGCGTCGTTGCCTCTGAAGCGTCCAACAACGGAACCGTCGCGGGCTCGCTCGTCCCGGCGATTTCGTTCGGTATTCCTGGGAGTTCGTCGACCGCCGTCCTCATCGGTGGCCTTCTCATGCACGGGTTACAGCCCGGGCCAAGTATGTTTCAGGCAGACGGCGAGTTACAGCTGACCTACGTCATGCTCCTGGCACTGCTCGTCGGGAACGTAATCATCCTCGTCTTCGGGCTCTCAATGGTCACACAACTCGGCTACCTAACGAAGATCAACACGGACTACATCATCCCGATGGTTGTTGTGCTCTCGTTCTTGGGAACATACGCCCTCCGAATCAACCCTATCGACATTCTGACGATCATCATTTTCGGTGTGATCGGGTTCTACATGGTACGGTACAACTACTCGGTGATCGCGTTCGTCCTTGGCGTGGTGCTCGGTGACATCGCCGAGGCGAACCTCTACACCGCGTTGCAGCTTTCGGGCGGTTCGTACATGATCTTCGTGAATCCGTTCGAGTACGGTAGCAGTCGGTGGCTCTCACTCATTCTGGTGATTCTGATCTTCGCACTGCTGTTTGGCCCGTTTATTAAGCGAGGGATTACCAGTCTGCGTTCTGCCTGA
- a CDS encoding OsmC family protein, with protein MVDEDDESALSWYTLEGTRISPKRMAVDTGDAEFEIGRDVNPVEYMLSSVAGCLNSTGTMVARDMDIRIESLSVTVEGGVDYSAYRGEETDARPGFQGIEVDIEIDAEATDDELEAWLEGVKTRCPITDNVEHETGIDVSLSTV; from the coding sequence ATGGTAGACGAAGACGACGAGTCGGCACTATCGTGGTACACGCTCGAGGGAACTCGCATCAGCCCGAAACGAATGGCGGTCGACACGGGCGACGCAGAGTTCGAAATCGGTCGTGACGTCAACCCGGTCGAGTACATGCTCAGCTCGGTCGCCGGCTGTCTCAATTCGACGGGGACGATGGTCGCACGAGACATGGATATCCGCATCGAGTCGCTGTCAGTGACCGTCGAGGGTGGCGTCGACTATTCGGCCTACAGGGGCGAGGAGACCGACGCCCGGCCCGGCTTCCAGGGGATCGAAGTCGACATCGAGATCGACGCCGAGGCAACGGACGACGAACTCGAGGCGTGGCTCGAGGGCGTGAAAACACGGTGTCCGATCACCGACAACGTCGAACACGAGACGGGGATCGACGTGTCGTTGTCGACGGTTTGA
- the cca gene encoding CCA tRNA nucleotidyltransferase yields MTDDTARGESNADEADDASTDGEPTFEAVTRAVLAEIEPDENERAILRATATTLLERAATAATDRSPGADVLQVGSSARDTWISGDRDIDIFVRFPPTIDRQTLETYGLEVGHETLPSGHEEYAEHPYVKGEYDGFDVDLVPCFRLEDATDIRSAVDRTPFHNWYLEERLDDDLVDDVRLAKQFLKGIGAYGSNLRTEGFSGYLTELLVVEYGGFRSFLEAAADWHPPVELDPEDHGQATFDDPLIVIDPTDPGRNVAAVCSAENVARVQHYARELLEAPNPGLFDAEPPEPLEVDALETHLERRDTTPVAIRFDAPDVVDDQLYPQLRKSLEGVRRGLDDRGFEVFRAESFADETGVLYLELAVTERPAIERHEGPPVHVRTHAEGFFDAYTNDDTVYGPFLDGDRYVVERERDYRSAIAFLESDDLFGVSLGAHVETALEERYDILVDDEVTALLEEFPRALARFYDPTP; encoded by the coding sequence ATGACCGACGACACGGCCCGTGGCGAATCGAACGCCGACGAGGCCGACGACGCGTCCACTGACGGGGAACCCACGTTCGAGGCCGTCACTCGAGCAGTGCTCGCGGAGATCGAACCCGACGAGAACGAGCGGGCAATCCTTCGAGCAACCGCCACAACGCTGCTCGAGCGCGCGGCGACAGCCGCAACCGACCGCAGTCCCGGTGCAGACGTCCTCCAGGTCGGCTCGAGCGCGCGGGACACCTGGATTAGCGGCGATCGAGACATCGACATCTTCGTTCGCTTTCCACCGACGATCGACCGCCAGACGCTCGAAACGTACGGGCTCGAGGTCGGGCACGAAACGTTGCCCTCAGGGCACGAGGAGTACGCCGAACATCCCTACGTCAAAGGGGAGTACGACGGGTTCGACGTGGATCTCGTCCCCTGCTTTCGCCTGGAGGATGCCACCGACATCAGGTCGGCTGTCGACAGAACACCGTTTCACAACTGGTATCTCGAGGAGCGCCTCGACGACGACCTCGTCGACGACGTTCGCCTTGCCAAGCAGTTTCTCAAGGGAATCGGGGCCTACGGGTCGAACCTCAGGACTGAAGGGTTCAGCGGCTACCTGACAGAACTCCTCGTCGTCGAGTACGGCGGCTTTCGCTCGTTTCTCGAAGCCGCAGCCGACTGGCACCCGCCCGTCGAACTCGATCCCGAAGACCACGGACAGGCCACGTTCGATGACCCACTGATCGTCATCGATCCGACTGACCCCGGACGGAACGTCGCGGCTGTCTGCTCGGCCGAAAACGTCGCCCGCGTCCAGCACTACGCCCGCGAACTCCTCGAGGCACCCAACCCCGGACTCTTCGACGCCGAACCGCCGGAGCCACTCGAGGTCGACGCCCTCGAGACGCACCTCGAGCGCCGGGACACGACACCGGTCGCGATCCGGTTCGATGCCCCCGATGTTGTCGACGATCAACTGTATCCACAGCTCAGAAAATCGCTCGAGGGGGTACGACGTGGCCTCGACGATCGCGGGTTCGAGGTGTTCCGCGCCGAGTCCTTCGCCGATGAGACGGGCGTCCTGTACCTCGAGCTCGCAGTCACCGAACGACCCGCAATCGAGCGCCACGAAGGGCCGCCGGTGCACGTCCGAACCCACGCCGAAGGGTTCTTCGACGCCTATACGAACGACGACACCGTCTACGGCCCGTTTCTCGACGGCGATCGGTACGTCGTCGAGCGCGAACGCGACTATCGGAGTGCTATCGCGTTTCTCGAGAGCGACGACCTCTTCGGCGTGAGCCTCGGCGCACACGTCGAAACCGCCCTCGAAGAACGCTACGACATCCTCGTCGATGACGAGGTGACCGCACTACTCGAGGAGTTCCCGCGAGCACTGGCCCGGTTTTACGATCCTACGCCGTGA
- a CDS encoding histone deacetylase family protein, with protein MRFGYSATCLDHDPGPRHPETPDRLRAIRGGLKHKHEVEYVEADPVSIDRMAGVHDRNYLEDVRAFCADGGGNWDPDTTATEETWDAVRMSAGLACWAAERAIEGDDGRQTPFSIGRPPGHHAVVDDAMGFCFVNNVAVAAQYALDEHGVDRVVVLDWDVHHGNGTQDIFYDREDVFVVSLHEKGLYPGTGEVDETGRGAGAGTTMNVPMPAGAHDGDYCAAFDRVILPRLKTYDPDLVLVSAGFDAHRHDPISRIRLSTEAYALMTDGIRSFVDNVGAGLAFVLEGGYGLEVLADSVGLVHETFDGRDPLGPDNGVSDDVDALLEAVSVTHGLE; from the coding sequence ATGCGATTTGGGTATAGCGCCACCTGTCTCGACCACGACCCCGGGCCGCGCCATCCGGAGACACCGGATCGCCTCCGGGCGATTCGAGGGGGGCTCAAACACAAACACGAGGTCGAGTACGTCGAGGCCGACCCCGTCTCGATCGATCGTATGGCTGGCGTGCACGACAGGAACTATCTCGAGGACGTCCGTGCGTTCTGTGCCGATGGCGGGGGCAACTGGGATCCGGATACGACTGCCACCGAGGAGACCTGGGATGCCGTCCGGATGAGCGCTGGACTCGCCTGCTGGGCAGCCGAACGAGCGATCGAGGGCGACGACGGACGACAAACGCCGTTTTCGATTGGGCGGCCACCTGGTCATCACGCCGTGGTCGACGACGCAATGGGATTCTGTTTCGTCAACAACGTGGCCGTCGCTGCTCAGTACGCACTCGACGAACACGGCGTCGACCGGGTGGTGGTCCTCGACTGGGACGTCCATCACGGGAACGGAACGCAAGATATCTTTTACGACAGGGAGGACGTGTTCGTCGTCTCCCTCCACGAAAAAGGGCTGTACCCGGGGACGGGTGAGGTCGACGAAACCGGTCGTGGAGCGGGAGCGGGAACGACGATGAACGTCCCGATGCCTGCGGGGGCCCACGACGGCGACTACTGTGCGGCGTTCGACCGGGTGATCCTCCCGCGCTTGAAGACGTACGACCCCGATCTCGTCCTCGTCAGCGCTGGCTTCGATGCGCATCGCCACGATCCGATTTCGCGCATTCGCCTCTCGACGGAGGCGTACGCGCTCATGACCGATGGGATACGATCGTTCGTCGACAACGTGGGCGCTGGACTGGCGTTCGTCCTCGAGGGTGGCTACGGGCTCGAGGTACTCGCCGACAGCGTTGGCCTGGTTCACGAGACGTTCGACGGACGCGATCCACTCGGCCCCGACAACGGTGTGAGCGACGACGTCGATGCGTTGCTCGAAGCGGTATCCGTGACACACGGACTCGAGTAA
- a CDS encoding DUF6517 family protein encodes MHRRNVLTGAGVVGIASLSGCLGVLGLDSHESKPAGVDEGVLADTGYEQTKVEPIGIEEEFDAVLYTETIRVTNYLTEHEKAIDLGPLGRQRAAVFMVLTTPKVEVAGRELNPVEDMSTDELVSLVEDNYDDIGDITHQGDESVTILGEGTTVSQFSADAQFDGQDVDVRIHVSEAVQTDDDLVVAIGIYPEQTRDQEGPNVGSLMEGIIEDAHDDS; translated from the coding sequence ATGCATCGCAGAAATGTCCTCACGGGGGCAGGTGTCGTGGGGATTGCAAGTCTCTCGGGATGCCTGGGTGTGCTGGGACTCGACAGCCACGAATCGAAACCGGCCGGCGTCGACGAAGGTGTGCTCGCGGATACCGGCTACGAACAGACGAAGGTCGAACCGATCGGAATCGAAGAGGAGTTCGATGCCGTCCTCTATACGGAGACGATTCGGGTGACGAACTACCTGACCGAACACGAGAAAGCTATCGATCTCGGCCCACTGGGTCGCCAGCGAGCAGCCGTGTTCATGGTGTTGACGACGCCGAAGGTCGAAGTTGCTGGCCGAGAACTCAACCCGGTCGAGGATATGTCGACCGACGAACTCGTCTCCCTCGTCGAGGATAATTACGACGACATCGGTGATATCACCCACCAGGGCGACGAGTCGGTGACGATCCTCGGCGAAGGGACGACAGTCTCCCAATTTAGCGCCGATGCACAGTTCGACGGCCAGGACGTGGACGTACGCATCCACGTGTCAGAGGCCGTGCAAACGGACGACGACCTCGTCGTCGCGATCGGTATCTACCCGGAACAGACGCGCGATCAGGAGGGGCCGAACGTTGGCTCGCTCATGGAGGGCATCATCGAGGATGCCCACGACGATTCGTAG
- a CDS encoding CobW family GTP-binding protein, with translation MAVPVTILCGALGAGKTTLLSQLLEQDDREIAVVVNDVGEVNVDADLVETRTDLETGEEVVALENGCICCSLGGDLSRAVVNLWKRHDFDALVVEASGVGEPEPIAHQFVRGPAGGPYDLDAIVTVVNARQFSDTFLADGTSEPPTQSEPDEAGTRPLSDLLLEQIEFCDLLVVNKCDLVSETELGAVVDALEALQPRAAIHTTSYGDLAVDTVLDTGLFDFSVAREAAGWKRAIDGDDGHSFYEHDHDDSDNDPDDDDDHDHGLHHQDDHDHDHDGHDHARDHVHPLERYGIVVDTYHRVRPFHPERLVEFLEHPPDGLIRMKGLTWVAGREEQAITMSLAATETSLEVTGRWIASFSAQQQETYRASQPDLPWDDTWGDRETRLAVIGHDLELDPLFDRLDECLVTDAELEAGPERWSTFENPTPTAMNRTVVVSSAERECW, from the coding sequence ATGGCCGTGCCTGTCACGATCCTCTGTGGGGCCCTCGGTGCCGGAAAGACGACACTGTTGTCGCAGCTACTCGAGCAAGACGACCGCGAGATCGCCGTCGTCGTCAACGACGTCGGCGAGGTGAACGTCGACGCGGATCTGGTCGAGACGCGTACGGATCTCGAGACCGGTGAGGAGGTCGTCGCCCTCGAGAACGGCTGTATCTGCTGTAGCCTCGGCGGCGACCTCTCTCGTGCCGTCGTGAACCTCTGGAAACGACACGATTTCGATGCGCTCGTCGTCGAAGCCTCCGGCGTCGGCGAACCCGAGCCGATCGCCCACCAGTTCGTCCGCGGTCCAGCCGGCGGCCCATACGATCTCGACGCTATCGTCACGGTGGTCAACGCCCGCCAGTTCTCCGATACGTTCCTCGCGGACGGCACGAGTGAGCCCCCGACGCAGTCAGAGCCGGACGAGGCGGGGACGCGCCCGTTGTCCGATCTCTTGCTCGAGCAAATCGAGTTCTGTGATCTTCTCGTGGTCAACAAATGTGATCTTGTCTCCGAGACCGAACTGGGCGCGGTCGTCGACGCGCTCGAGGCACTCCAGCCGCGTGCGGCGATTCACACGACGTCCTACGGCGATCTCGCGGTCGATACCGTCCTCGACACCGGCCTGTTCGACTTCTCGGTCGCACGGGAGGCCGCGGGATGGAAGCGGGCGATCGACGGTGACGATGGCCACTCGTTTTACGAACATGATCACGACGACTCCGACAATGATCCCGACGACGACGACGACCACGATCATGGGCTACACCACCAAGACGACCATGACCACGATCATGACGGTCACGATCACGCCCGCGACCACGTCCACCCACTAGAACGATACGGCATCGTCGTCGACACCTACCACCGCGTGCGCCCGTTCCACCCTGAGCGACTGGTCGAGTTCCTCGAGCACCCGCCCGACGGACTGATCCGGATGAAAGGCCTCACCTGGGTTGCTGGCCGCGAGGAGCAGGCAATCACGATGAGTCTCGCCGCGACCGAAACCAGCCTCGAGGTCACCGGTAGGTGGATCGCCAGTTTCTCCGCCCAGCAACAGGAGACCTACCGCGCCAGCCAGCCGGATCTCCCCTGGGACGACACCTGGGGCGACCGGGAAACCCGCCTGGCGGTCATCGGTCACGACCTCGAGCTCGACCCTCTGTTCGACCGGCTCGACGAGTGTCTGGTCACCGATGCGGAACTCGAGGCGGGGCCGGAACGTTGGTCGACGTTCGAGAATCCCACGCCGACGGCGATGAATCGGACGGTGGTGGTCTCGAGTGCTGAGCGGGAGTGTTGGTGA
- a CDS encoding Bug family tripartite tricarboxylate transporter substrate binding protein: MQRRAFLKCGAAGTTGLTMGLAGCLGDIGGGDDFPSESLTWMIPWSEGGGTDTYARQLSPHMEEPLGESIEIDNREGAGSMVGSEWLHAQDNDGHTFGTVNSPGWDFTWRAQEIDDWHPDDFEPISYAGFFGYTLIVNNRYEIETFDGLRDAYADGDITGFAHQGAGSDSHLTTLLLREEYGLEYDTAVPYDGGGPAMEAVISDEVAAGFATNTSAVNAEESGEASAIVNLMDVDLTDVWPDIDRIDNYGDSLAWITEFGQMQVAPEGTPEDVRQQISEAVEEAINHDDPQAWSEDTGNILEYGDMDAAADRLDGTVDKIEQRVDEAIGGFDEFLRMAEEEE; the protein is encoded by the coding sequence ATGCAACGACGCGCATTCTTAAAGTGTGGTGCCGCTGGGACGACCGGTTTGACAATGGGGCTGGCAGGGTGTCTCGGGGACATCGGAGGTGGAGACGATTTCCCGTCGGAGTCACTTACCTGGATGATCCCGTGGTCGGAAGGTGGTGGGACGGACACGTATGCGCGCCAGTTATCACCGCACATGGAAGAACCACTGGGGGAATCAATTGAGATCGATAACCGTGAAGGTGCCGGCAGTATGGTCGGATCCGAGTGGCTCCACGCACAGGACAACGACGGTCACACGTTTGGTACCGTCAACAGTCCTGGCTGGGACTTCACCTGGCGAGCGCAAGAAATCGATGATTGGCATCCCGACGACTTCGAGCCGATCAGTTATGCCGGCTTCTTCGGATACACGCTCATCGTTAACAACAGGTACGAAATCGAAACCTTTGACGGACTTCGCGACGCGTACGCCGACGGTGACATCACGGGATTCGCCCACCAGGGTGCGGGGAGTGACAGCCACTTGACCACGCTGTTACTCAGAGAAGAGTACGGCCTCGAGTACGACACTGCCGTTCCGTACGACGGTGGTGGTCCGGCGATGGAGGCAGTGATCTCTGACGAAGTCGCAGCCGGCTTCGCAACTAACACTTCCGCGGTCAACGCAGAGGAGTCCGGTGAGGCGAGCGCGATCGTGAACCTCATGGACGTGGATCTGACGGACGTCTGGCCGGATATAGACCGGATCGACAACTACGGGGACAGCCTGGCCTGGATCACCGAGTTCGGACAGATGCAGGTTGCACCGGAGGGGACACCGGAAGACGTACGACAACAAATCTCCGAGGCCGTGGAGGAGGCCATCAATCACGACGATCCCCAGGCGTGGTCAGAAGACACCGGTAACATCCTCGAGTACGGTGATATGGATGCGGCGGCAGACCGACTGGATGGCACTGTTGACAAGATTGAACAGCGGGTTGACGAGGCGATTGGTGGGTTCGACGAGTTCTTGCGAATGGCAGAAGAAGAAGAATAG
- a CDS encoding MogA/MoaB family molybdenum cofactor biosynthesis protein has protein sequence MTDPDRRTTDDHGHDVIDPLYVAIVTVSTSRAGDEDPDDPGGDTIQACFESEGHEVRRRELVRDDYAAIRTAVRSLVVQPDVDVVVTTGGTGVTADDVSPDAVSALFERELPGFGELFRSLSWDEVGTRAMASRATAGITADTPVFCLPGSTNACRTACEQLIVPEAPHLAGLATKHRVGTNTQTQTLADFDGE, from the coding sequence ATGACTGATCCCGACCGACGAACGACGGACGACCACGGCCACGACGTGATCGACCCGCTGTACGTTGCCATCGTGACGGTATCGACCTCGAGAGCGGGCGACGAAGATCCGGACGACCCCGGCGGCGACACCATCCAGGCGTGTTTCGAGAGCGAGGGCCACGAGGTGCGCCGGCGTGAACTGGTACGAGACGACTACGCCGCCATTCGAACGGCCGTCAGGAGCCTGGTCGTCCAGCCCGACGTCGACGTCGTCGTGACGACCGGCGGCACTGGCGTCACCGCCGACGACGTCTCACCAGATGCCGTCTCGGCGTTGTTCGAACGCGAACTACCCGGTTTCGGCGAACTCTTTCGCTCGCTGTCGTGGGATGAGGTCGGCACCCGGGCGATGGCCTCTCGAGCCACTGCGGGAATTACCGCCGACACGCCGGTGTTCTGCCTCCCCGGGAGCACGAACGCCTGTCGGACGGCCTGTGAACAGTTGATCGTTCCCGAGGCTCCACACCTGGCCGGTTTGGCGACCAAACATCGCGTCGGGACGAACACCCAGACCCAGACGCTCGCGGATTTCGACGGGGAGTGA